The Petrotoga olearia DSM 13574 genome contains the following window.
CTTAGCTGACGAACCAACCTCGATGATCGATGCAAACTTAAGATCAGGAATTTTGGAGTTATTATTAGGCTTAAGGGATACGGAAGGTACTACTATTATGTTCGTAACCCATGACCTTGGTTTGGCTTACTATGTCAGTGACAGACTTTTCATCATGCACGAAGGGGAAATAGTAGAAAGAGGAGATGCTGATAAAGTTATAACACAACCCGAACACCCATATACAAAACAATTAATGATGGATGTACCTAAACTATCAGAAGAATGGATCTTAAAATAACATATACACTTTAGAGATAAAATGAGGTCAGAGTGTATCAATAAAAATAAAAATACGGGAGGAATAAAAATATGTCTGAAAAAGTTTTTCCAAAAGATTTCATGTGGGGAGCAGCTACTGCATCTTACCAAATAGAGGGGTCCCCTTTGGCAGATGGAGCTGGTTCTTCAATTTGGCATAGATTTTCTCATACACCCGGAAATACATATAATGGAGACACTGGAGATGTTGCAGACAATCATTATAACAAGTACAAAGAAGATATTGCTTTGATGAAAGATTTAGGATTAAAAGCCTACAGGTTTTCTATATCTTGGTCGAGAATCTTCCCTTACGGTAAAGGTAAAATAAACGAAAAAGGTGTTGATTTTTACAATAGATTGGTGGATGAATTACTCAAGGTAGATATAACTCCTTTTGTTACATTGTATCATTGGGATCTACCTGCTGCTATACAAGATCTCGGCGGCTGGACAAACAGAGATATAGCATATTGGTACACCGATTATGCTGATTATATGTTTCAAAGATTGGGGGACAGAGTAAAAAATTGGATTACGTTAAACGAGCCTTGGGTAATGGCCTTTGTTGGCCATTTTATGGGTGAACATGCACCAGGAATGAAAGATCTTTACGCCTCTTTCTCAGTTGTTCACAATCAGTTGCGGGCTCATTCAAAAACAGTTAAAGCTTTCAGAGAAGAAAATATTAAAGAAGGGAAAATCGGAATTACTTTATCAAATACTTCCCACGATCCTGCTACAAATTCACAAGAAGATAAAGATGCAGTACGGTTGGCCCATGAATGGACAAATTACCCATTGTTTTTGAATCCGATATACAAGGGTGAATATCCAAGCGGGATAAAAGAACACGCTTCTGAGTTTTTACCTCACAATTACGAAAATGATTTGGAAGAAATAAAAGAAAAAATTGATTTTGTAGGCATCAATTATTACTCTGGAGATCTTGTCAAGTTCGATACAAAATCATTTTTAGGTGGAAAAACCGTTGAAAGAGGTCTTCCAAAAACCGAAATGGGTTGGGAGATTTATCCTGAAGGTTTTTACAAAATACTAAAAGGAGTTCAAGACGAGTACAATCCAAAAGAAGTGTATGTAACTGAGAATGGTGCTGCTTTTGATGATAAAATAGTAAACCAAGGGGTACACGATGAAGATAGAATAGATTATTTAAAGAAACATCTTGAACAAGCCTTAAGAGCGATTCAAAATGGAGTTACGCTCAAAGGATACTTCGTCTGGTCCCTATTAGACAATTTTGAATGGGCATTGGGCTATTCAAAGAGGTTTGGAATAGTGTACGTTGATTACAAAACTCAAAAAAGAATCATAAAAGATAGTGGCAAATGGTATTCACAGGTTATTAAGAATAATTCTTTTGAATTCTAATCTTGTATTTATAAAGAAAAGCCTTTTTTAATAACAAACCAAAGGATGTGAAAAAATGGAGAGAGCCATAAAAAAATTGATCTCTCAGATGACACTTGAAGAAAAGGCAAGTTTATGTTCAGGCTTAGACAATTGGCGCACCAAACCTATTGAAAGATTAGGAATACCTTCTATTATAATGAGTGATGGACCTCACGGCTTGAGAAAAGAAGCCAACACCGATGACGAAGGCATGTTGAAAAACAGCGTACCCGCCACTTGTTTCCCAACGGCTGCTACAACAGCTTGTTCTTGGGATAGAAAATTAATAGAAGAAGAAGGAAAAGCCTTAGCTGAAGAATGCCAAGCTGAAGAAGTTGATATTTTACTAGGCCCCGCTATTAACATTAAGAGGTCTCCGTTGTGTGGAAGAAATTTCGAATACTTCTCTGAAGACCCCTACTTATCAACAGAGCTTGCTACAGCGTATATAAATGCGGTTCAAAGTCTAGGGGTAGGAACCTCTTTGAAACATTATGCTGCAAACAATCAAGAACACAGAAGAATGAGTGTAGATGAAATAATAGATGAAAGGACCCTAAGAGAGATCTACTTAGCAAACTTCGAAGGGGCGGTGAAAAACGGCAAACCCTGGACGGTAATGTGCTCTTACAATAAAGTAAACGGTACACATGCGTCTGAAAACAAATACTTATTGACAGATATATTGAAAAAAGAATGGAACTTCGAAGGATTCGTTGTATCCGATTGGGGGGCAGTAAACGAAAGGGTAGACGGATTAAAAGCAGGATTAGACTTAGAAATGCCTTCAAGCTTTGGAATAGGAGACAATAAAATCATACAAGCTGTAAAAAAAGGTCAATTAGAAGAGAAGGTTTTGGATGAAACTGTAGAAAGACTACTAAAAATCATTTTTAAAGCAAACGACAACAGGAAACAAAACGCAACATATGACAAAGAAGCTCATCATCAATTAGCAAGAAAGATAGCAAGAGAAAGCATGGTACTTTTGAAGAATGAAGACAATATACTTCCAATTAAAAAAGAAGAAACGATAGCCATAATTGGAGAATTTGCCACATCACCCAGGTATCAAGGTGGTGGAAGTTCGCATGTAAACCCTATCAAAACAGATAATCTACTAGAAGAGATGGAAAAAATAACTCAAGGAAAATCTAAAATTATTTATGAAAAAGGATACTATCTTAACTCAGATGAAATCGATGAGGAACTTATAGAAAAGGCGAAGAAAGCCGCAAAAGAATCTGACGTTGCCGTAATCCTCGCAGGACTACCTGAAAGATACGAATCAGAAGGATACGATAGAGAACATATGCAGATGCCCCAAAGCCATAACAAGTTGATAGAAGAAATCACCAATGTTCAACCAAATACGGTGGTGGTATTAAGTAATGGTGCCCCAGTTGAAATGCCTTGGGTTGATAAAGTCAAAGCGCTACTAGAAAGTTACCTAGGAGGCCAAGCATGGGGAGGAGCCGTTACAGATATCCTCTTTGGTGAAGTTAATCCTTGTGGAAAATTGGCAGAAACATTTCCAAAAAAATTGAGTCACAATCCTTCCTATCTAAACTTCCCAGGCGAAGACGATAGGGTTGAATACAGAGAAGGTGTATTTGTAGGGTACAGATATTATGACAAAAAGCAAATAGATCCGTTATTCCCATTTGGATATGGGCTAAGTTACACCAATTTTGAATATACTGACCTAACAATAGATAAAAAGGAAATAAACGATAACCAAACGCTGAACGTTAAAGTGAACGTTAAAAATACAGGAAATATGAGGGGCAAAGAAATAATTCAATTGTATGTAAAAGATATAAATAGCAGAGTATCAAGGCCAGAAAAAGAACTAAAAGGATTCGAAAAAATACAACTTGAACCCGGCGAAGAAAAAACTGTAATTTTTACCTTGGATAAGCGGGCTTTTGCTTATTACAACACCGATTTAAAGGATTGGTACGTAGAAAGTGGAGAGTTTGAAATATTAATAGGAAAATCGTCGAAAGACATAATATTAAAAGAAACAGTAAAAGTTAACTCCACAAAAACAATAAGAAAGAAGTTCCATAGAAATTCTACGATTGGCGACTTAATGGAAGACCCTGTTGGCTCACAAATCTTAAAAGAAATTATGCGAGATAAGATTTCAGAAATTTTCCCCGTCGATGAACACAGGAACGAAGAGTTAGCTTTATCGATGATGAAATATCTTCCTCTGAGAGGGCTAATAAACTTTGGAAGAGGACAATTCACTGAAGAAATGCTGGAAGCGCTCCTTAAAAAATTGAACGAATAAAGATAAAGAACTGTGGAGACGATCTCTAAGATCGTCTCTTTGGTTTAATTACTTTTATTTAAATAAAAAAGGGAAGGTGACTCGTATGAAATCAAGATCCATTGGTAAAAGAATAATAAGTATAGTGATAATCATATTCATATTGTTCGGTCTTTCTATAATTTTCAATACTACTTCTCTTACCAGATCAAATACTGGCTTGGAATCTTATAAAAATTTATCAGACCAAGTTAATAATATAACAGAAATAGAAACAGCTTTTTTTGAAGCTTCTTTGAATTTTAAAGATTATTTAGATAATCACGAAAAAAATTTTGAAAACGGTTTTAGAGGAAATTTATCTAAAATAGATTCATATATGAATAATTTGCTTGACACCACGGCAGAATCTACCTCTTTAGTTTATATTAATAAATCTTTAAATACATATGAAAACAATTTCGAAGAAATTGTACAATTAAATTCTCAGGCCAATACTTTTCTTTCTGAATTCAATAAGCTAAGTGAATCACTTATTCAAGAACTAAATGATTTTAATACGTTAACTAAACAATATAGTGTTTTGGCTTTTTCACTATTACCAGAAGATCCTGTTGTAACCGTTCAAAATATCAACGAAGATGTTAAAAAATATTTCTCTTCTAAATCTTCAAGCGATAAAAGTAATGTATTAAATATGTTCTCAACCTTTAAAGACAATTTAGCATTTGTAGAATTTGGGTTAACCAATAACGAACTTAAAAATGCTTTTTCTGAACTAATGGAAAATCTTGACAATTTAGAAATCACCTTCAATCAAATAGTCACAGCGATAGAATCCCAAGAACCCATAATCGAGCAGATGGAACAAGCAAGGGTAGAAATATTGAACCTGTTAGAAGAACAAAGAAATGAATTAAAAGTTCAACAAGACACATTAGGTCCAGCCCTCATAGAAGAAAACAACAGGGCAATAATGTTGACAGCCATCTTAACCGTAATTGCCTTTGTAGTATCGATAATAATGGTCATCTATCTAATAAGAAGTATAACGAAACCACTGCTAGACTTCAAAAACAAGATAAACCAATTCAAAGAAGGAGACCTAACGGTAAACTTTGAAAGTAAAAGCAAAGACGAGATAGGGCAAATGGCTAACGCTCTATCAGAAATGAGTAAAGAACTAAGAAGATCCATGGGCTCAATAATGCAAGCATCAGGCAAAGTAGAAAATGCATCAGAAAGTCTAACGCAATCATCACAAGAAAGTAGAAAAAGCTCAGAAGAACTCAAAAACCAGATGGACAAGATACAAACAAATGCAGAAGAAACAGCAGGAAACGTAGAAGAAGTAACCTCAGGGGTAGACGAAGTAGCAAGGGCGGCACAAGGAGTATCCCAAGACGCACAAAGGTTAAGTGAAGAAGCAGATGAAACAAGTAAAGCTGCAGAAGAAGGAAGCAAAACGATAGAAAGTATAAGTCAAGCTGTGAAAGAAGCGGTAGAAAGGACCAAAGAAAGTCAAAAAGAAGTAGAAACACTTGCAAGCAATGCCAAGAATGTACAAAGTATAGTAGAAACGATAAACTCGATAACGGAACAAACGAACCTTTTGGCACTAAACGCAGCGATAGAAGCAGCAAGGGCAGGAGAAGCAGGAAGAGGATTTGCAGTAGTAGCGGATGAGATAAGGAAATTAGCAGAAGAATCAAGAAATGCAACGGATGAAATATCCCAGATACTAGCCAACATAACGCAAGGAACGAACAAAGTAAACGAATCGACGAACAAGGTAGTAGGAACGATAGGAGAAATAAACGAAAAGATGGTAAATGTACAACAAAGTTTCAACAGGATAAAAGAAAGGATAGAAAGGATGGACCAAGGGATAGAAAACATGACAGCAAGTGCAGAAGAACAAAGTGCAAGTGCGCAAGAGATGAGCACAGCGATGGACAGGGTAGCGAAAGCGGTAACACAGATAAGTGAACAACTAGAAAGATCAAGAAGTGTAATAGACGAACAAGTAAACCAAGCTGTAGGAATAAACGAAGAAGCAAAAGAGTTGAGTGAGTTAGCCACAGAGTTAAAAGGGTTGGTTGGAAGTTTTAAAATATAAAATGACAAAGCCCCCATCTGCTGGGTTAGGGACCGCAGG
Protein-coding sequences here:
- a CDS encoding methyl-accepting chemotaxis protein → MKSRSIGKRIISIVIIIFILFGLSIIFNTTSLTRSNTGLESYKNLSDQVNNITEIETAFFEASLNFKDYLDNHEKNFENGFRGNLSKIDSYMNNLLDTTAESTSLVYINKSLNTYENNFEEIVQLNSQANTFLSEFNKLSESLIQELNDFNTLTKQYSVLAFSLLPEDPVVTVQNINEDVKKYFSSKSSSDKSNVLNMFSTFKDNLAFVEFGLTNNELKNAFSELMENLDNLEITFNQIVTAIESQEPIIEQMEQARVEILNLLEEQRNELKVQQDTLGPALIEENNRAIMLTAILTVIAFVVSIIMVIYLIRSITKPLLDFKNKINQFKEGDLTVNFESKSKDEIGQMANALSEMSKELRRSMGSIMQASGKVENASESLTQSSQESRKSSEELKNQMDKIQTNAEETAGNVEEVTSGVDEVARAAQGVSQDAQRLSEEADETSKAAEEGSKTIESISQAVKEAVERTKESQKEVETLASNAKNVQSIVETINSITEQTNLLALNAAIEAARAGEAGRGFAVVADEIRKLAEESRNATDEISQILANITQGTNKVNESTNKVVGTIGEINEKMVNVQQSFNRIKERIERMDQGIENMTASAEEQSASAQEMSTAMDRVAKAVTQISEQLERSRSVIDEQVNQAVGINEEAKELSELATELKGLVGSFKI
- a CDS encoding GH1 family beta-glucosidase, with the translated sequence MSEKVFPKDFMWGAATASYQIEGSPLADGAGSSIWHRFSHTPGNTYNGDTGDVADNHYNKYKEDIALMKDLGLKAYRFSISWSRIFPYGKGKINEKGVDFYNRLVDELLKVDITPFVTLYHWDLPAAIQDLGGWTNRDIAYWYTDYADYMFQRLGDRVKNWITLNEPWVMAFVGHFMGEHAPGMKDLYASFSVVHNQLRAHSKTVKAFREENIKEGKIGITLSNTSHDPATNSQEDKDAVRLAHEWTNYPLFLNPIYKGEYPSGIKEHASEFLPHNYENDLEEIKEKIDFVGINYYSGDLVKFDTKSFLGGKTVERGLPKTEMGWEIYPEGFYKILKGVQDEYNPKEVYVTENGAAFDDKIVNQGVHDEDRIDYLKKHLEQALRAIQNGVTLKGYFVWSLLDNFEWALGYSKRFGIVYVDYKTQKRIIKDSGKWYSQVIKNNSFEF
- a CDS encoding glycoside hydrolase family 3 C-terminal domain-containing protein, whose translation is MERAIKKLISQMTLEEKASLCSGLDNWRTKPIERLGIPSIIMSDGPHGLRKEANTDDEGMLKNSVPATCFPTAATTACSWDRKLIEEEGKALAEECQAEEVDILLGPAINIKRSPLCGRNFEYFSEDPYLSTELATAYINAVQSLGVGTSLKHYAANNQEHRRMSVDEIIDERTLREIYLANFEGAVKNGKPWTVMCSYNKVNGTHASENKYLLTDILKKEWNFEGFVVSDWGAVNERVDGLKAGLDLEMPSSFGIGDNKIIQAVKKGQLEEKVLDETVERLLKIIFKANDNRKQNATYDKEAHHQLARKIARESMVLLKNEDNILPIKKEETIAIIGEFATSPRYQGGGSSHVNPIKTDNLLEEMEKITQGKSKIIYEKGYYLNSDEIDEELIEKAKKAAKESDVAVILAGLPERYESEGYDREHMQMPQSHNKLIEEITNVQPNTVVVLSNGAPVEMPWVDKVKALLESYLGGQAWGGAVTDILFGEVNPCGKLAETFPKKLSHNPSYLNFPGEDDRVEYREGVFVGYRYYDKKQIDPLFPFGYGLSYTNFEYTDLTIDKKEINDNQTLNVKVNVKNTGNMRGKEIIQLYVKDINSRVSRPEKELKGFEKIQLEPGEEKTVIFTLDKRAFAYYNTDLKDWYVESGEFEILIGKSSKDIILKETVKVNSTKTIRKKFHRNSTIGDLMEDPVGSQILKEIMRDKISEIFPVDEHRNEELALSMMKYLPLRGLINFGRGQFTEEMLEALLKKLNE